A region of Streptomyces sp. R44 DNA encodes the following proteins:
- a CDS encoding ABC transporter permease subunit produces MPAAARFRDLLAAEWIKLWSLRSTPWAFAVGAVAALGVNLNATLADYRNYPHYPDGIRELFVPIWAMRDAFTLGGAMVFTLATGSIGALVIVGEYGTGQIRTTFAAVPARRSVVAAKTLVLAAVMLVYGALVAAVSFAATQTVLDGRGVGMAFGDEGVPRAVAASALLAPVCALAGFGLGALLRHTATTIVSLTGVLLLLPALMDDRNRWGATLLHALPQGAWKRLTEVGVSPVPVEYPWTAGGAWTVYAAWAVGAVAVAFVAVHRRDV; encoded by the coding sequence ATGCCCGCCGCCGCCCGTTTCCGTGACCTCCTCGCCGCCGAGTGGATCAAGCTGTGGTCCCTGCGCTCCACTCCCTGGGCCTTCGCCGTCGGCGCCGTCGCCGCCCTCGGCGTCAACCTCAACGCGACCCTCGCCGACTACCGCAACTACCCGCACTACCCGGACGGCATCAGGGAGCTGTTCGTGCCGATCTGGGCGATGCGGGACGCGTTCACGCTCGGCGGGGCCATGGTGTTCACCCTCGCGACCGGCTCCATCGGCGCGCTCGTGATCGTCGGCGAGTACGGGACCGGGCAGATCCGTACGACCTTCGCGGCCGTCCCGGCCCGCCGCTCCGTCGTCGCCGCGAAGACGCTCGTCCTCGCCGCCGTGATGCTGGTGTACGGGGCGCTGGTCGCCGCCGTCTCGTTCGCGGCCACGCAGACCGTGCTCGACGGCCGGGGCGTCGGCATGGCGTTCGGCGACGAGGGCGTGCCGCGGGCCGTCGCCGCGTCGGCGCTCCTCGCGCCGGTCTGCGCGCTCGCCGGCTTCGGCCTCGGGGCGTTGCTCCGGCACACCGCCACGACGATCGTCTCCCTCACCGGGGTGCTGCTCCTGCTGCCGGCGCTGATGGACGACCGCAACCGCTGGGGCGCGACGTTGCTGCACGCGCTGCCGCAGGGCGCGTGGAAGCGGCTCACGGAGGTGGGGGTGTCGCCGGTGCCGGTCGAGTACCCGTGGACGGCGGGCGGGGCGTGGACGGTGTACGCGGCCTGGGCGGTGGGCGCCGTGGCGGTGGCGTTCGTGGCCGTCCACCGCCGCGACGTGTGA
- a CDS encoding sensor histidine kinase — protein sequence MTRPTEHDPDARWLARVMHIAFFLLLGASLARFLLRHDWETRSPWIIALTGALASLYLLGPVLGTRATPRRIAWLGTVVAVWVVLVVLAPSYAWCAVPLFYTGLRTLPPRAALGLVALLTAFVVFAQVQLSHGGWDPNLIVAPPAVAALATGVFVYSDRQAAHQRALIDDLIRTRRELAATERREGTLAERQRLSMEIHDTLAQGLSSQQMLLQAADRTWDSDPVTARRHIRTAESIAERNLAEARRFVQDLAPADLAAGGGLEEALRGLATRESAAFRIDGIAVPLPDRVQAALLRIAQGALANIREHAGAESAALTLTYLDDQIVLDIADDGRGFDPALAREQAERGHGLPAMRVRAQQLGGTLTVESTPGEGTVLSAAIPLSLES from the coding sequence GTGACCCGGCCCACGGAACACGACCCGGACGCCCGCTGGCTGGCGCGGGTCATGCACATCGCCTTCTTCCTGCTGCTCGGCGCCTCCCTCGCCCGCTTCCTGCTGCGGCACGACTGGGAGACCCGCAGCCCCTGGATCATCGCCCTCACCGGCGCCCTCGCCTCCCTCTACCTGCTCGGGCCGGTGCTCGGCACCCGCGCCACCCCGCGCCGGATCGCCTGGCTGGGCACGGTCGTCGCCGTCTGGGTCGTCCTCGTCGTCCTCGCCCCCAGCTACGCCTGGTGCGCCGTGCCGCTCTTCTACACGGGCCTGCGCACCCTCCCGCCGCGCGCCGCCCTCGGCCTGGTCGCCCTGCTCACCGCCTTCGTCGTCTTCGCGCAGGTGCAGCTCTCGCACGGCGGCTGGGACCCCAACCTGATCGTCGCCCCGCCGGCCGTCGCCGCCCTCGCCACCGGCGTCTTCGTGTACTCCGACCGGCAGGCCGCCCACCAGCGGGCACTCATCGACGACCTGATCCGCACCCGGCGCGAACTCGCCGCGACCGAACGCCGCGAAGGCACCCTCGCCGAGCGCCAACGCCTGTCCATGGAGATCCACGACACCCTCGCGCAGGGCCTGTCGAGCCAGCAGATGCTGCTCCAGGCCGCGGACCGCACCTGGGACAGCGACCCGGTCACCGCCCGCCGGCACATCCGCACCGCCGAGTCCATCGCCGAACGCAACCTCGCCGAGGCCCGCCGCTTCGTGCAGGACCTCGCCCCCGCCGACCTCGCCGCCGGAGGCGGCCTTGAGGAGGCCCTGCGCGGTCTCGCCACCCGCGAGTCGGCGGCCTTCCGGATCGACGGCATCGCGGTGCCGCTGCCCGACCGCGTGCAGGCGGCGCTGCTGCGGATCGCCCAGGGCGCCCTCGCCAACATCCGCGAGCACGCCGGCGCCGAGTCCGCCGCCCTGACCCTCACCTACCTCGACGACCAGATCGTCCTCGACATCGCCGACGACGGCCGCGGCTTCGACCCGGCGCTCGCCCGCGAGCAGGCCGAACGCGGCCACGGTCTGCCGGCGATGCGGGTGCGCGCCCAGCAGCTGGGTGGCACCCTGACGGTCGAGTCCACCCCGGGCGAGGGCACGGTGCTCTCCGCCGCGATCCCGCTCTCCCTGGAGTCCTGA
- a CDS encoding ABC transporter ATP-binding protein: MIEVHELTKHYGRPARSRPAGRSRPPARSRLGGRPAAGTAHGADGEAPAAAGADLAAGGRDLAAAVPAGPRPAVDRLTFSVRPGRVTGFLGPNGAGKSTTLRLILGLNEPTSGTATVGGRRFRELPRGLRHVGALLDAHDVHGGRTAEAHLAALARTNGIPRRRAAEVLEEVGLAGAAARRIGGYSLGMRQRLGIAAALLGDPPVLLFDEPVNGLDPEGVRWARGLFRRLAAEGRTVFVSSHLMSEMEHTADDLVVIGRGRLIAAESVADFAARGTRRSVTVRAADPAAAPGLAAALRAEGATVRGEAGGLAVTGIDADRIGVLAFRHGVPLAELTPRASSLEEAFMELTADSVEYR; the protein is encoded by the coding sequence ATGATCGAAGTCCACGAACTGACCAAGCACTACGGCCGCCCGGCCCGGTCCCGGCCGGCGGGCCGGTCTCGTCCGCCGGCCCGGTCCCGCCTCGGGGGCCGCCCCGCCGCCGGTACGGCCCATGGCGCCGACGGCGAGGCCCCCGCCGCGGCCGGCGCGGACCTCGCTGCCGGCGGCCGGGATCTCGCCGCCGCCGTCCCCGCCGGCCCCCGCCCCGCCGTGGACCGTCTCACCTTCTCCGTGAGACCCGGCCGCGTCACCGGATTCCTCGGGCCCAACGGCGCCGGCAAGTCCACGACCCTGCGGCTGATCCTGGGGCTGAACGAGCCGACCTCCGGGACCGCCACCGTCGGCGGGCGGCGGTTCCGGGAGCTGCCGCGGGGGCTGCGGCACGTCGGGGCGCTGCTCGACGCGCACGACGTGCACGGCGGCCGGACCGCCGAGGCACATCTCGCCGCGCTCGCCCGCACCAACGGCATTCCGCGCCGCCGGGCCGCCGAGGTCCTGGAGGAGGTCGGGCTCGCGGGAGCCGCCGCGCGGCGGATCGGCGGCTACTCGCTCGGCATGCGGCAGCGCCTCGGCATCGCCGCCGCGCTGCTCGGCGACCCTCCCGTGCTGCTCTTCGACGAGCCGGTCAACGGTCTCGACCCGGAGGGCGTGCGGTGGGCCCGGGGGCTGTTCCGGCGGCTCGCCGCCGAGGGCCGCACGGTGTTCGTCTCCAGCCATCTGATGAGCGAGATGGAGCACACCGCCGACGACCTCGTCGTCATCGGCCGCGGCCGGCTCATCGCCGCCGAGAGCGTGGCCGACTTCGCCGCCCGCGGCACCCGCCGGAGCGTGACCGTGCGGGCCGCCGACCCGGCCGCCGCCCCGGGCCTCGCCGCCGCCCTGCGGGCCGAGGGCGCGACCGTACGCGGGGAAGCAGGCGGACTCGCCGTGACCGGGATCGACGCGGACCGGATCGGTGTCCTCGCCTTCCGGCACGGCGTCCCGCTCGCCGAGCTCACCCCGCGCGCCTCCTCCCTGGAAGAGGCGTTCATGGAGCTCACCGCCGACAGTGTGGAGTACCGCTGA
- a CDS encoding pentapeptide repeat-containing protein has protein sequence MATTGNRKKKVAGARRPEVRLPPLEAYGGGLEPDGDYDGLELAGLDLTGQSGEGARFLDCALRDCGLDGARLTAARFLDSVLTGVRGVGTELAGAQLRDVELVEARLGGTQLHGAVLERVVVRGGKIDYLNLRAAKLKDVVFEGCVLSEPDFGGAALERVEFVDCALTGADFTGARLKDVDLRGAHRLEIAGGVDSLSGAVISTAQLLDLAPVLAARLGVRVED, from the coding sequence ATGGCGACGACCGGGAACCGGAAGAAGAAGGTGGCGGGGGCACGACGGCCGGAGGTGCGGCTGCCTCCCCTGGAGGCGTACGGAGGCGGGCTCGAACCGGACGGGGACTACGACGGCCTCGAACTGGCCGGGCTCGACCTGACGGGCCAGTCGGGCGAGGGGGCCCGGTTCCTGGACTGCGCGCTGCGCGACTGCGGGCTCGACGGGGCGCGGCTCACGGCGGCGCGGTTCCTCGACTCGGTGCTCACGGGGGTACGGGGAGTGGGGACCGAGCTCGCCGGGGCGCAGCTGCGGGACGTGGAGCTCGTGGAGGCGCGGCTCGGCGGGACGCAGCTGCACGGGGCGGTCCTGGAGCGGGTCGTCGTGCGGGGCGGCAAGATCGACTACCTGAACCTGCGGGCGGCGAAGCTGAAGGACGTCGTCTTCGAGGGCTGCGTTTTGAGCGAACCGGACTTCGGGGGCGCGGCGCTGGAGCGGGTCGAGTTCGTGGACTGCGCGCTCACGGGGGCGGACTTCACGGGGGCGCGCCTCAAGGACGTGGACCTGCGGGGTGCGCATCGTCTTGAGATCGCGGGGGGTGTGGATTCGCTGTCCGGCGCGGTGATCTCCACGGCCCAGCTGCTGGACCTGGCACCGGTGCTGGCGGCGCGGCTGGGGGTACGGGTGGAGGACTGA
- a CDS encoding TerD family protein, with amino-acid sequence MAVSLSKGGNVSLTKEAPGLAAVTVGLGWDVRTTTGTDFDLDASAIGVDASGRVASDAHFVFFNNKATPDQTIVHTGDNRTGEGGGDDEQINVNLAALPPNVEKIVFPVSIYDAVSRSQNFGQVRNAYIRIVNQAGGAELARYDLSEDAAVETAMVFGELYRNGAEWKFRAVGQGYASGLEGIARDFGVSI; translated from the coding sequence ATGGCTGTGAGCCTGTCCAAGGGCGGCAACGTCTCCCTGACCAAGGAGGCCCCGGGCCTCGCCGCCGTCACCGTGGGCCTCGGCTGGGACGTCCGCACCACCACCGGCACCGACTTCGACCTCGACGCCTCGGCGATCGGCGTGGACGCCTCCGGGCGGGTCGCCTCCGACGCCCACTTCGTCTTCTTCAACAACAAGGCGACGCCGGACCAGACGATCGTGCACACCGGTGACAACCGCACCGGTGAGGGCGGCGGCGACGACGAGCAGATCAACGTCAACCTCGCGGCCCTCCCGCCGAACGTCGAGAAGATCGTCTTCCCGGTCTCCATCTACGACGCGGTGTCCCGCTCGCAGAACTTCGGCCAGGTGCGCAACGCGTACATCCGCATCGTGAACCAGGCCGGCGGCGCCGAGCTCGCCCGCTACGACCTCTCCGAGGACGCCGCCGTCGAGACGGCCATGGTCTTCGGCGAGCTGTACCGCAACGGCGCCGAGTGGAAGTTCCGCGCCGTGGGCCAGGGCTACGCCTCGGGTCTCGAAGGCATCGCCCGCGACTTCGGCGTCAGCATCTGA
- a CDS encoding FAD-dependent monooxygenase codes for MKLAIVGGGPAGLYLSILLKRQDPSHDIAVYERNPAGSTYGWGVTYWAGLLDKLRAGDPESAAAVAEASVTWTDGVAIVRDERTVHRGDAGFGIGRRRMLALLADRAEELGVRVEFEHDIQGPDAPELAGADLVVAADGVNSALREAHAGHFGSEVTSGRNQYIWLGTTKVFDSFSFAFKETEHGWIWCYAYGFSGERSTCVVECSPETWTGLGLGTLGEADSLNLLEKLFHDLLDGHELIGRERADDAAQWLTFRTLTNRVWHRGNLVLLGDAAHTTHYSIGAGTTLALEDALALADALRAPGDLDAALTAYGKRRRAELVSAQSAARYSAQWYENLPRYMSLEPAKMFALLGQRHSPLLPHVPPQLYYRIDRAAEQLEALRRLKRWLGPRVARAVHGRR; via the coding sequence GTGAAGCTCGCGATCGTCGGCGGCGGACCCGCCGGCCTCTACCTCTCGATCCTGCTGAAGCGGCAGGATCCGTCCCACGACATCGCCGTGTACGAGCGGAACCCCGCGGGCTCCACGTACGGCTGGGGCGTGACGTACTGGGCGGGGCTGCTCGACAAGCTGCGCGCGGGCGACCCCGAGTCCGCCGCCGCCGTCGCCGAGGCCTCCGTGACCTGGACCGACGGGGTCGCCATCGTCCGCGACGAGCGGACCGTCCACCGCGGCGACGCCGGTTTCGGCATCGGGCGGCGGCGGATGCTCGCGCTGCTCGCCGACCGGGCCGAGGAGCTCGGCGTACGCGTCGAGTTCGAGCACGACATCCAGGGCCCCGACGCCCCCGAACTGGCCGGCGCGGACCTGGTCGTCGCCGCCGACGGCGTCAACAGCGCCCTCCGCGAGGCCCACGCGGGCCACTTCGGCAGCGAGGTCACCAGCGGCCGCAACCAGTACATCTGGCTCGGCACCACCAAGGTCTTCGACTCCTTCAGCTTCGCCTTCAAGGAGACCGAGCACGGCTGGATCTGGTGCTACGCCTACGGGTTCAGCGGCGAGCGCTCGACCTGTGTCGTCGAGTGCTCCCCCGAGACCTGGACCGGCCTCGGTCTCGGCACGCTCGGCGAGGCCGACAGCCTGAACCTCCTGGAGAAGCTCTTCCACGACCTCCTCGACGGGCACGAGCTGATCGGCCGCGAGCGCGCCGACGACGCCGCCCAGTGGCTGACCTTCCGCACCCTCACCAACCGGGTCTGGCACCGCGGCAACCTCGTCCTCCTCGGCGACGCCGCCCACACCACGCACTACTCGATCGGCGCGGGCACCACCCTGGCCCTGGAGGACGCGCTCGCCCTCGCGGACGCCCTGCGCGCCCCCGGCGACCTGGACGCCGCCCTCACCGCGTACGGGAAGCGGCGGCGCGCCGAGCTCGTCTCCGCGCAGAGCGCCGCCCGCTACAGCGCCCAGTGGTACGAGAACCTGCCGCGCTACATGAGCCTGGAGCCGGCCAAGATGTTCGCGCTCCTCGGCCAACGCCACTCGCCGCTACTGCCGCACGTCCCGCCGCAGCTGTACTACCGGATCGACCGGGCCGCCGAGCAGCTGGAGGCGCTGCGGCGGCTCAAGCGCTGGCTCGGGCCGCGGGTGGCGCGGGCGGTGCACGGCCGCCGCTGA
- a CDS encoding response regulator transcription factor has translation MSVRILLCDDHVVVRAGLLALLGSTPDIEVVGEAGSGEEAVAMAAKLKPDVVLMDLQLGAGIDGVEATRRIAPTGVHVLVLTTYDTDADITRAIEAGATGYLLKAERPEELFAAIHSAAQGRTALSPPVASRVMDRMRGAAGPSLTDRERDILGQLGRGLGNREIARALFISEATVKTHLGRIYAKLGVDTRAGAVAVAKERRLLP, from the coding sequence ATGTCCGTACGGATCCTCCTCTGCGACGACCACGTCGTCGTCCGCGCCGGCCTGCTCGCCCTGCTCGGCAGCACCCCGGACATCGAGGTGGTCGGCGAGGCGGGCAGCGGCGAGGAGGCCGTCGCCATGGCCGCGAAGCTGAAGCCGGACGTCGTCCTGATGGACCTCCAGCTCGGCGCGGGCATCGACGGCGTGGAGGCGACCCGGCGGATCGCACCCACCGGCGTCCACGTCCTGGTCCTCACCACGTACGACACGGACGCGGACATCACCCGGGCCATCGAGGCGGGCGCGACGGGCTACCTCCTCAAGGCCGAGCGGCCCGAGGAGCTGTTCGCCGCGATCCACTCCGCCGCGCAGGGCCGCACGGCCCTCTCCCCGCCGGTCGCCAGCCGGGTCATGGACCGCATGCGCGGCGCGGCCGGCCCGAGTCTGACGGACCGGGAACGGGACATCCTCGGCCAGCTCGGGCGGGGTCTCGGCAACCGGGAGATCGCGCGGGCCCTGTTCATCAGCGAGGCGACGGTGAAGACCCACCTGGGCCGGATCTACGCCAAGCTCGGCGTCGACACCCGCGCGGGCGCGGTCGCCGTGGCGAAGGAACGCCGCCTGCTGCCGTAA
- a CDS encoding M1 family metallopeptidase, which translates to MAQRSRTGALALAALLLLVGGCTEAAGGVRGTPGAAGLRDPLFPKLGNGGYDVGHYDLTLAYDPASGRLDGTAEITARATQDLSAFNLDLAGLTVRGATVDGAPAAYNRAGNELTLRPRDELAEGEEFKATVTYTGVPEPLTDADGSKEGWLRTADGAIAVGEPAGSMTWFPGNNHPSDKATYTLALTLPAGLDGFSNGVRTERRTEKDGRVTTVWHTDEPMAGYLATVAIGRYETGTATALGTVPVLTAAESPVAPGSAALRAEIPELLARQVKRFGPYPFSAAGAVVTKDGTLGYALETQTRPVFPAGSFDRATLLHEQAHQWFGNSVTPGSWQDIWLNEGFATYGEWLYDEEYEHVPASTHFARAFDQDANWAFPPAAPPAAENLFDPPVYQRGAMVLHKLRQTVGDRVFDEILRGWAAKYRHANATTDDFTAYAESVAGRDLDALWDVWLYGDEKPAKP; encoded by the coding sequence GTGGCACAACGCAGCCGGACCGGAGCCCTCGCCCTCGCCGCCCTCCTCCTGCTGGTGGGCGGCTGCACCGAGGCCGCCGGCGGCGTCCGCGGCACCCCCGGCGCGGCCGGGCTGCGCGACCCGCTCTTCCCGAAGCTCGGCAACGGCGGCTACGACGTCGGGCACTACGACCTCACCCTCGCCTACGACCCGGCCTCCGGCCGCCTCGACGGCACCGCCGAGATCACCGCCCGCGCCACCCAGGACCTCAGCGCCTTCAACCTCGACCTCGCCGGACTCACCGTGCGCGGCGCCACCGTCGACGGCGCCCCCGCCGCGTACAACCGGGCCGGGAACGAGCTGACCCTCCGCCCCCGCGACGAGCTCGCCGAGGGCGAGGAGTTCAAGGCCACCGTCACCTACACGGGCGTGCCCGAACCGCTCACCGACGCCGACGGCTCCAAGGAGGGCTGGCTGCGCACCGCCGACGGGGCGATCGCGGTCGGCGAACCGGCCGGCTCCATGACCTGGTTCCCCGGCAACAACCACCCCTCCGACAAGGCCACCTACACCCTCGCGCTCACCCTCCCCGCCGGACTCGACGGCTTCTCCAACGGCGTCAGGACCGAGCGGCGGACGGAGAAGGACGGCCGCGTCACCACCGTGTGGCACACCGACGAGCCGATGGCCGGCTACCTCGCGACGGTCGCGATCGGCCGGTACGAGACGGGCACGGCGACCGCCCTCGGCACCGTGCCCGTCCTCACCGCCGCCGAGTCCCCCGTCGCGCCCGGCAGCGCCGCGCTGCGGGCCGAGATCCCCGAGCTCCTCGCCCGCCAGGTGAAGCGTTTCGGTCCGTACCCCTTCTCCGCCGCCGGGGCCGTCGTCACCAAGGACGGGACACTCGGCTACGCCCTGGAGACCCAGACCCGGCCCGTCTTCCCGGCCGGCTCCTTCGACCGGGCGACCCTCCTCCACGAGCAGGCCCACCAGTGGTTCGGGAACTCGGTCACGCCAGGGAGCTGGCAGGACATCTGGCTGAACGAGGGCTTCGCGACGTACGGGGAGTGGCTGTACGACGAGGAGTACGAGCACGTCCCGGCGTCGACCCACTTCGCGCGCGCCTTCGACCAGGACGCCAACTGGGCCTTCCCGCCCGCCGCGCCGCCCGCCGCCGAAAACCTCTTCGACCCGCCCGTGTACCAGCGGGGCGCGATGGTCCTGCACAAACTGCGCCAGACGGTCGGCGACCGCGTCTTCGACGAGATCCTGCGCGGCTGGGCCGCGAAGTACCGCCACGCCAACGCCACCACGGACGACTTCACGGCCTACGCGGAGAGCGTGGCGGGCCGCGACCTCGATGCGCTGTGGGACGTCTGGCTCTACGGCGACGAGAAGCCCGCCAAGCCGTGA
- a CDS encoding heme-binding protein, whose protein sequence is MKKILLGATAAAVVAAGTFGVVSANAAAPAAAPAAVTADAGNGNTLQTTHLTIEAATKAAQATLDAAEKENQRVSVAVVDRNGNTLVTLRGDGAGPQSYESAQKKAYTAVSWNAPTSVLAGRLANAPTLKDIPGTLFLAGGAPVTAKGAPIAGIGVAGAPSGDLDEKFAQAGVAALAE, encoded by the coding sequence ATGAAGAAGATCCTCCTCGGTGCCACCGCCGCCGCTGTCGTCGCCGCCGGTACCTTCGGCGTGGTCTCCGCGAACGCCGCCGCCCCGGCCGCCGCTCCCGCCGCCGTCACGGCCGACGCGGGCAACGGCAACACCCTGCAGACGACGCACCTGACGATCGAGGCCGCCACGAAGGCCGCGCAGGCGACCCTGGACGCCGCCGAGAAGGAGAACCAGCGGGTCTCCGTGGCGGTCGTCGACCGCAACGGCAACACCCTCGTGACCCTGCGCGGCGACGGCGCCGGCCCGCAGTCCTACGAGTCGGCCCAGAAGAAGGCGTACACCGCCGTCTCCTGGAACGCCCCGACCTCCGTCCTCGCGGGCCGTCTCGCCAACGCGCCGACCCTGAAGGACATCCCCGGCACCCTCTTCCTCGCCGGTGGCGCCCCGGTCACCGCCAAGGGCGCGCCGATCGCGGGCATCGGTGTCGCGGGTGCCCCCTCGGGCGACCTGGACGAGAAGTTCGCGCAGGCCGGCGTCGCCGCCCTCGCGGAGTAA
- a CDS encoding GNAT family N-acetyltransferase, producing MIVEALPHTEAHALPGELLTELTALYASNEEFQQLSGDFPDPSDIRPEQVAAALAEELAQPTAEVLLARSEGRLVAVAITLGRHPDPAEPDPWLGLLMVHGDERRAGHGRRLAAYVEDRFRADGRTGLRLAVLENNPKALAFWTALGYEETDRRPDLAHGRACIVMRKSLA from the coding sequence GTGATCGTCGAAGCCCTCCCGCACACGGAAGCGCACGCCCTCCCCGGCGAGCTGCTCACCGAGCTCACCGCGCTCTACGCCTCCAACGAGGAGTTCCAGCAGCTCAGCGGCGACTTCCCGGATCCGTCCGACATCCGGCCCGAGCAGGTCGCGGCCGCGCTCGCCGAGGAGCTCGCGCAGCCGACCGCCGAGGTGCTCCTGGCCCGCTCCGAGGGCCGGCTCGTCGCCGTCGCCATCACCCTGGGCCGCCACCCGGACCCGGCGGAGCCCGATCCGTGGCTGGGGCTGCTCATGGTCCACGGGGACGAGCGGCGCGCGGGGCACGGCCGCCGGCTCGCCGCGTACGTCGAGGACCGATTCCGCGCCGACGGCCGTACGGGGCTGCGGCTCGCCGTGCTGGAGAACAACCCGAAGGCGCTGGCCTTCTGGACGGCGCTCGGTTACGAGGAGACGGACCGCCGCCCGGACCTCGCGCACGGCCGGGCGTGCATCGTGATGCGGAAGTCCCTGGCCTGA
- a CDS encoding response regulator: protein MNRLIRVLLVDDQPLVRAGLRVLMADTPDIEVAGEAGTGTEAVALARELGPDVVVMDVRMPGMDGIEATRIVTGAGPGAPRVLVLTTFDDDEYVYGALRSGASGFLVKDMALDDILAAVRVVAAGDALIAPGVTRRLIGEFAARPEPARRPPRGLHGVTEREREVLTLVGRGLSNGEIAERLHISAATAKAHVARLFSKLDARDRVQLVIVAYEAGLVP, encoded by the coding sequence GTGAACCGCCTGATCCGCGTCCTCCTCGTCGACGACCAGCCGCTGGTACGGGCCGGGCTGCGCGTCCTGATGGCCGACACCCCCGACATCGAGGTCGCCGGCGAGGCGGGCACCGGCACGGAGGCGGTCGCCCTGGCCCGGGAGCTGGGTCCCGACGTGGTGGTGATGGACGTCCGGATGCCCGGCATGGACGGCATCGAGGCCACCCGGATCGTCACGGGGGCGGGCCCCGGCGCGCCGCGGGTCCTCGTCCTCACGACCTTCGACGACGACGAGTACGTGTACGGGGCGCTGCGCTCCGGCGCGAGCGGCTTCCTGGTGAAGGACATGGCGCTCGACGACATCCTCGCCGCGGTCCGGGTGGTGGCCGCCGGCGACGCCCTGATCGCCCCGGGCGTGACGCGCCGGCTGATCGGGGAGTTCGCGGCCCGGCCGGAGCCCGCGCGCCGGCCGCCCCGCGGGCTCCACGGGGTCACCGAGCGCGAACGGGAGGTCCTCACCCTCGTCGGCCGGGGTCTGTCGAACGGCGAGATCGCGGAACGGCTCCACATCAGCGCGGCGACGGCGAAGGCGCACGTGGCCCGCCTCTTCTCGAAGCTGGACGCGCGGGACCGGGTGCAGCTGGTGATCGTGGCGTACGAGGCGGGCCTGGTGCCATGA
- a CDS encoding sensor histidine kinase, translating to MTATTPTERPSSGRVPAALAWGAAVAHPFLLLSAIQAGPYRSTGLRLFLTAVTVGLTLPLARRNPLAALGLLLAGLFAAATTRPDAVLLYLPVLAADAVVGRIAAARPLRVLLPAALGALAVQIAAATYTTSGQNVFVSTVTALALALLTAGLLGRSVRERRSHAAELRAATTAEAVAAERLRIARELHDLVAHSIGVIAIQAGVGRRVIETQPAEARNALATIETTSRETLAGLRRTLGALRGAADGGRPAPRDPAPGLADLERLAASTADAGVRVALRRLGNPDGALPPEVDLAAYRIVQEALTNVVRHAATPTCRVTVERRTDTLLVEIADEGRGAPGGEAGAGGYGLLGMRERAELLGGSLTAGPRPGGGFHVTALLPLPEGTPTS from the coding sequence ATGACCGCCACCACCCCCACCGAGAGGCCGTCCAGCGGGCGGGTGCCGGCGGCCCTCGCCTGGGGCGCGGCCGTCGCCCACCCCTTCCTGCTCCTGAGCGCGATCCAGGCCGGCCCGTACCGCTCCACCGGGCTGCGGCTCTTCCTCACCGCCGTCACCGTGGGCCTCACCCTGCCCCTGGCGCGCCGCAACCCGCTCGCGGCCCTCGGACTGCTGCTCGCGGGACTGTTCGCTGCGGCGACCACCCGCCCCGACGCCGTACTCCTCTACCTCCCGGTGCTCGCCGCCGACGCCGTCGTGGGCCGGATCGCCGCCGCGCGCCCGCTCCGGGTCCTGCTGCCCGCCGCCCTCGGCGCGCTCGCCGTGCAGATCGCGGCCGCGACCTACACGACCTCCGGGCAGAACGTCTTCGTCAGCACGGTCACGGCCCTCGCGCTCGCCCTGCTCACCGCCGGGCTCCTCGGCCGGTCCGTACGCGAACGACGCAGCCACGCCGCGGAGTTGCGTGCCGCGACCACCGCCGAAGCCGTCGCCGCCGAACGGCTGCGGATCGCCCGCGAGCTGCACGACCTCGTCGCCCACAGCATCGGCGTCATCGCCATCCAGGCGGGCGTCGGCCGACGGGTCATCGAGACCCAGCCCGCCGAGGCCCGCAACGCGCTCGCCACCATCGAGACCACCAGCCGGGAGACCCTCGCCGGTCTGCGCCGCACCCTGGGCGCGCTGCGGGGCGCCGCCGACGGCGGCCGTCCGGCCCCGCGCGACCCGGCGCCGGGCCTCGCCGACCTCGAACGGCTGGCCGCGTCGACGGCGGACGCGGGGGTGCGGGTCGCACTGCGGCGCCTCGGCAACCCGGACGGCGCGCTCCCGCCGGAGGTCGACCTCGCCGCGTACCGGATCGTGCAGGAGGCCCTCACCAACGTCGTCCGCCACGCGGCCACCCCCACCTGCCGGGTGACGGTGGAGCGGCGCACGGACACCCTGCTCGTCGAGATCGCCGACGAGGGCCGCGGCGCGCCCGGCGGGGAGGCGGGCGCGGGCGGGTACGGCCTGCTCGGGATGCGCGAACGCGCCGAACTCCTCGGCGGCAGCCTCACGGCGGGGCCCCGCCCCGGAGGCGGCTTCCACGTGACGGCACTGCTGCCGCTTCCGGAAGGGACCCCGACCTCGTGA